A window of Candidatus Zixiibacteriota bacterium contains these coding sequences:
- a CDS encoding T9SS type A sorting domain-containing protein: MKRVNLITLVVALVIAPCLVFAAANKVAVGTAVTMTDNTVTVPLEIANQDDFVAADIPLRFSEGVALEAVSFEGTRVEYFDLAVSNIDNENNTVVIGLVNQLSAERKAALSEGSGPVAYLTFRIEDPSLTEITLEATEMENPRHQLMFIYNEITETGPVGPRREDPVFESVAFSLTGDNAELPTEFALAQNYPNPFNPTTTISFSLPTPGAVSLEVFNVLGQKVTTLVDGDMAAGIHSIEWDGKNSAGVGVSSGVYFYRIATDNFVDTKKMMMLK; the protein is encoded by the coding sequence ATGAAACGTGTAAACCTGATAACGCTTGTCGTCGCACTGGTTATAGCACCGTGCCTGGTGTTTGCGGCCGCCAATAAGGTTGCTGTAGGTACTGCCGTGACCATGACTGACAATACCGTAACCGTACCACTCGAGATCGCCAATCAGGATGACTTTGTGGCGGCCGATATTCCGCTGCGGTTTTCGGAAGGCGTTGCGCTTGAAGCAGTCTCGTTTGAGGGCACACGAGTCGAGTATTTCGATCTCGCCGTGTCCAATATCGATAACGAGAACAACACGGTCGTGATCGGACTGGTCAATCAGCTGAGCGCAGAGCGGAAAGCAGCCCTTTCCGAAGGATCCGGCCCGGTTGCATACCTGACCTTCCGGATCGAAGATCCGTCGCTGACAGAGATCACATTGGAAGCGACCGAGATGGAGAATCCGCGTCATCAGTTGATGTTCATTTATAACGAGATCACGGAGACGGGTCCGGTTGGGCCGCGCCGCGAAGATCCGGTGTTCGAGAGCGTCGCGTTCTCGCTGACCGGAGACAATGCGGAGTTGCCGACGGAGTTCGCACTCGCTCAGAACTACCCGAACCCGTTCAACCCGACCACGACGATTTCGTTCAGCCTGCCGACCCCCGGCGCGGTCTCGCTCGAAGTCTTCAACGTGCTCGGACAGAAGGTGACGACACTGGTTGACGGCGACATGGCCGCCGGTATCCACTCGATTGAGTGGGACGGCAAAAATTCCGCCGGTGTTGGCGTTTCGAGCGGTGTTTACTTCTACCGCATCGCAACCGA